TGTTGATATGCGGCTGTTCATACAATATTTTTAACATATCGCAAATAATCATTGGGTCTGCAAGACTTTTTTTATCTCCACCAGGAATTTCAAAAGATGGAGCATATTCAGTCTTGATACCTTTTAAGTAAAGATTGTATTGTAGACTACGATTATGTTTGCGTGTAGTATCTAAGTATAGATTGCTTAACACAATATGGCCATATTTTTTAGCTTCATCTACTATAATGTCAAAGTCACAGTATGTGTTGATAGCTTCATGTGACCCAATGTTAATATTGTCATAATCAATGAACATGGCGACATTTGATCCATCTGTTTCTGAGCTAGCCATTTGGATCACTCCAATTGTGGATTTGAATCAAAATAATTCCTACATGTTTCAGCAATGAATTCTTTCCTTGATTTATTATCTCTGGCTAATTCAATGACCGATGAAAGTGGCATAGGCATTGACAATGTGATAACTTCGGACTGCTTTACCCGTATTTTAAGCATTTCTGCAAGCATCCTGGAAATTGAACATATTATGTCATATATTTCAAGTTCATGCGAATAAATTGCCGAATTTTGATAGTCATCATTAGAAAGAGATTTTCTGACCAAGTTTGCCTTTTCATTTGCATCAAAAGAATCCGGAAGTAAATCACTATTAGAAACTAAAGTGTCATAAATGATTTTTTGTACATCTTCTAAGTATTCCAAGTTAGTACCTTGGAAAAAAAGACCATCATTTATAATCTCAATTCCATAGGTACCCAGGTCTAAAATTCTACCATTATCGCTTAAAACATCATTAAATATAGATTTAAATTCGGATGCATAATCACTTAATTTATATATTTCCTCAAAAAACAAATCATATGCATCGCCACCATACATAGAATCATTCAAATAACTATCAATAAGTCTATTACTATCAATGGAATCATCGTACAGAGCATCAAAAAAATCTTCTACCTCATCTAAATCTTCCAGAATGAAAAAACCAATTTCATATTCTATAGTGCACGTACTATTTTCAGAAGTAAGGTCAAAGACACAGTAGGCATATTGCTCAGTAAAGTTGCCATCAACGATGCGAATCAATTTATCAGTTAGGTTTACAGCATCTTTTTTGTCTATACCTCTCTCAGAACATTCTTTGAGGAAGAGTTCTCTCATGTATTTTTGGATGTAATTATGAAATGTTCCAACTATTGCATAATCGAGGCCTATACCTTAATTCCATCAAAATAAACTCCTGTTTTTCTGATTGAGCCCTTTTAAAGACGCAAATAAAATAAAATTTATCACATTCGGTCTATCAAAAATAGCGGTTGATAGAGTTCTAAATAATCTTAATTATTATTTCTACAACAAAAAAGAAGTTTTGAAATAGGTTCATTAGAAACAAAGACCATCTTTTTAGTAACAGCTTTTAATTTAGTGCACCAGAAAATCTTATTTTTACTTCACCTTAAGATCTCATGTATTGTGGATTTTGCAATAAAAAAGTGATTTAAGTTTACTGAAATGAAGAATTCAAACTAACCTGAAGTTATTGCTATAAGTTACAACAGTTAGGTTCCTAAAACATTTTCATAATGTTTATATTCTATAAGCATATAAATTTTATTTTGGTATTAAAAAAATATTGTGTAACTTCAAATGGAATTATG
Above is a genomic segment from Methanosalsum zhilinae DSM 4017 containing:
- a CDS encoding NYN domain-containing protein, translated to MASSETDGSNVAMFIDYDNINIGSHEAINTYCDFDIIVDEAKKYGHIVLSNLYLDTTRKHNRSLQYNLYLKGIKTEYAPSFEIPGGDKKSLADPMIICDMLKILYEQPHINTFFLVSGDKDFVPVVRHISMYKLQKQIVVVGIQDTTSQLMIDECAKYDNVEYLDYVTMYRLKEYFAQ